A portion of the Krasilnikovia cinnamomea genome contains these proteins:
- the phoU gene encoding phosphate signaling complex protein PhoU: MRAEFHADLMEVNRLLVTMSEAVRAALTKATTALLTADRAAAEAVIGRDEEVDDMYRQIEALVSDTIARQAPVASDLRTVITALHISADLERMGDLAEHVAKTAARRHPSPAVPAELRPVFRQMADVAGRMAEKITNLLAEPNAEVAAGLEKDDDAIDDLERDLFAVLLAEDWPYGAETAIDGALLGRFYERYADHAVNIGEHVVYLVTGETVAN, translated from the coding sequence ATGCGCGCAGAGTTTCATGCCGATCTCATGGAGGTCAATCGGCTCCTGGTCACCATGTCGGAGGCGGTCCGCGCCGCGCTGACCAAGGCCACCACCGCCCTGCTGACCGCCGACCGGGCCGCCGCCGAGGCGGTCATCGGGCGCGACGAGGAGGTGGACGACATGTACCGCCAGATCGAGGCGCTGGTGTCGGACACCATCGCCCGGCAGGCCCCGGTCGCCTCCGACCTGCGTACGGTCATCACGGCCCTGCACATCTCCGCCGACCTGGAGCGGATGGGTGACCTAGCCGAGCACGTCGCCAAGACCGCGGCCCGGCGGCACCCGTCCCCGGCCGTCCCCGCCGAGCTGCGGCCGGTCTTCCGGCAGATGGCCGACGTGGCCGGCCGGATGGCCGAGAAGATCACGAACCTGCTGGCCGAACCGAACGCCGAGGTCGCCGCCGGGCTGGAGAAGGACGACGACGCGATCGACGACCTGGAACGCGACCTGTTCGCGGTACTGCTGGCCGAGGACTGGCCGTACGGCGCCGAGACCGCGATCGACGGCGCCCTGCTCGGCCGCTTCTACGAGCGCTACGCCGACCACGCCGTGAACATCGGCGAGCACGTCGTCTACCTGGTCACGGGCGAGACGGTGGCCAACTGA